Proteins encoded within one genomic window of Candidatus Rokuibacteriota bacterium:
- a CDS encoding 30S ribosomal protein S21, with protein MRIEVFDNQIEPALKALKKEMLKGGLFKEMKRRAYYEKPSVKRKRKQAEARKKRRKALRRSQADYD; from the coding sequence TTGAGGATCGAGGTCTTCGACAACCAGATCGAGCCCGCTCTGAAGGCCCTCAAGAAGGAGATGCTCAAGGGCGGCCTGTTCAAGGAGATGAAGCGGCGTGCGTACTACGAGAAACCTTCGGTGAAGCGGAAGCGCAAGCAGGCCGAGGCCCGAAAGAAGCGACGGAAGGCCCTCAGGCGATCTCAGGCCGACTACGACTAG